In one window of Nodosilinea sp. PGN35 DNA:
- a CDS encoding glycosyltransferase, whose amino-acid sequence MHLLRLINALDRSQFRPLVAVAQRGGSYEAALADDVPIYGLNPAGVSSSSLRMVRAIAPLRDLIQAQRPDVVCAALDHANLAAIAACRGLSYRPKLLVCAQNSPLSQYHRPWHPLDRAMRSLLAHQLAGADGLIALSQGVAAEFASLMQPPQPPIHVIYNIGLDERVTAGAIAPLATSDLPLPRPLIVACGRLCDQKGFTYLLDALARVRRTVPAHLWIVGEGPLRPALERQIRRLGLEGAVRLLGFRPNPYQLMAAADVFALSSVYEGFGNVVAEALACGTPVVATDCPHGPAEILENGEAGLLVPPRDGAALAVGILRLLHEPNLRERLVARGRVRSQQFRADAIAAQYAALFRQVLT is encoded by the coding sequence ATGCACCTTTTACGGTTGATCAACGCCCTCGATCGCAGTCAGTTTCGGCCCTTGGTGGCCGTGGCCCAGCGGGGGGGCAGCTACGAGGCAGCCCTGGCGGACGATGTGCCCATCTATGGCCTCAACCCGGCGGGGGTATCCTCCAGCAGTCTACGGATGGTGCGGGCGATCGCACCCCTGCGCGACCTGATTCAGGCCCAGCGGCCCGATGTGGTCTGCGCCGCCCTCGACCACGCCAACCTGGCGGCGATCGCCGCCTGCCGAGGGCTCTCTTACCGCCCCAAGCTGCTGGTGTGCGCCCAAAATTCGCCCCTCAGTCAGTACCACCGCCCCTGGCACCCCCTCGATCGCGCCATGCGGAGCCTCCTGGCCCACCAGCTCGCCGGGGCCGATGGGCTGATCGCCCTCTCCCAGGGTGTAGCGGCAGAGTTTGCGTCGCTGATGCAGCCGCCCCAGCCCCCCATCCATGTGATCTACAACATTGGCCTTGATGAGCGGGTGACGGCCGGGGCGATCGCTCCCCTGGCGACCAGCGACCTGCCCCTGCCCCGCCCGCTGATTGTGGCCTGCGGACGCCTGTGCGACCAAAAGGGCTTTACTTACCTGCTCGACGCCCTGGCCAGGGTGCGACGAACCGTGCCCGCCCACCTGTGGATTGTGGGGGAGGGGCCGCTGCGCCCGGCACTGGAGCGCCAAATTCGGCGGCTGGGCCTGGAGGGTGCCGTGCGGCTGCTGGGCTTTCGGCCCAACCCCTACCAGCTGATGGCGGCGGCGGATGTGTTTGCGCTGTCGTCGGTGTACGAGGGCTTTGGCAATGTGGTGGCTGAGGCTCTGGCCTGCGGTACCCCCGTGGTGGCCACCGACTGCCCCCACGGCCCGGCAGAAATTTTAGAGAACGGCGAGGCCGGACTGCTGGTGCCCCCCCGCGACGGGGCGGCTCTGGCGGTGGGCATTTTGCGCCTGCTCCACGAGCCGAATCTGCGGGAGCGGCTGGTGGCAAGGGGTCGGGTGCGATCGCAGCAGTTCCGTGCCGATGCGATCGCGGCCCAATACGCCGCTCTCTTCAGGCAAGTGCTGACTTGA
- the asnB gene encoding asparagine synthase (glutamine-hydrolyzing): MCGICGTVGNPNASQNLAIALERMAHRGPDQQGQIVQNQVILGHRRLAILDLSDQGRQPMTNEDGTLWLVFNGEIYNFADLRTRLEPYHQFHSHTDSEVLIHGYEQWGIDGLLQRVRGMFAFALWDEAQGTLHIGRDHVGKKPLYYSGLGGGLTFASTLPALVDLLGTTPEVSAPAVLDYLTYLCVPAPQAIFAGVAKLPPAHRLEYRLGQPVKLVRYWQPDYGHPEQRTEAEWLDHIETTLKQAVGDRMVADVPVGAFLSGGVDSSLIVALMASQSSRPIKTISVGFSQASFNELPYARLVAERYGCDHSEHIVQPQAAAVLPALVAHFGEPFADHSALPMYYLAQAARTQVTVVLTGDGGDETFAGYKHLPAVRLAQGLYRLPHALKVALAARLRELDDRGVRGVRKFRWIAEIAQGAGGTYVFDVVSGRTCRDYRAQMLGPRLQPWTDHSSDALYTDLWQSSDLTNWVDRALCIDLLTLLPDDLLTKVDITTMAHGLEARSPFLDLRLVELSAKIPARLKLKRLQTKRLLKQLAIKYLPKEVLYRPKQGFSPPTSHWLRDDLGPEVKTVLLSKAARQRGYIAPEVTTLLLDEHQRGKADHGQRLWSLLMLELWFQRFVDKSLSASDGLGMPLSAPDPFEKVLV, from the coding sequence ATGTGCGGAATCTGTGGCACTGTGGGCAATCCCAACGCCTCTCAAAACCTGGCGATCGCCCTGGAGCGCATGGCCCATCGCGGCCCCGATCAGCAGGGCCAGATCGTCCAAAATCAGGTCATATTGGGCCACCGACGGCTGGCCATTCTCGATCTGTCAGACCAGGGCCGCCAGCCGATGACCAACGAAGACGGCACCCTCTGGCTCGTCTTTAATGGCGAGATCTATAACTTTGCCGACCTGCGCACTCGTCTGGAGCCCTATCACCAGTTCCATTCCCACACCGACTCGGAGGTGCTGATCCACGGCTACGAGCAGTGGGGTATCGATGGCCTGCTCCAGCGAGTGCGGGGCATGTTTGCCTTTGCCCTGTGGGATGAAGCCCAGGGCACGCTCCATATCGGGCGCGACCACGTGGGCAAAAAGCCCCTTTACTACAGCGGCCTGGGGGGCGGGCTGACCTTTGCCTCGACCCTGCCCGCCCTGGTCGATCTGCTGGGCACAACGCCGGAGGTTTCTGCCCCCGCCGTGCTCGACTACCTCACCTACCTCTGCGTGCCCGCCCCCCAGGCCATCTTTGCGGGGGTGGCCAAACTGCCCCCGGCCCATCGGCTGGAATACCGACTGGGGCAACCCGTCAAGCTGGTGCGCTACTGGCAGCCCGACTATGGCCACCCCGAACAGCGCACCGAAGCCGAGTGGCTCGACCACATTGAAACCACGCTGAAGCAGGCCGTGGGCGATCGCATGGTAGCCGATGTGCCCGTGGGGGCCTTTTTGAGCGGCGGCGTAGACTCCAGCCTGATTGTGGCGCTGATGGCCAGCCAGTCCTCTAGACCGATCAAAACGATCTCCGTCGGGTTTTCCCAGGCCTCGTTTAACGAGTTGCCCTACGCCCGCCTAGTGGCCGAGCGCTACGGCTGCGACCACAGCGAACATATTGTGCAGCCCCAGGCTGCCGCCGTGCTGCCCGCGCTAGTGGCCCACTTTGGCGAACCCTTTGCCGACCATTCGGCCCTGCCGATGTACTACCTGGCCCAGGCGGCTCGCACCCAGGTGACGGTGGTGCTCACTGGCGACGGCGGCGACGAGACCTTTGCAGGATACAAACATCTGCCTGCGGTCAGGCTGGCCCAGGGCCTGTATCGGCTGCCCCATGCCCTCAAGGTGGCCCTGGCCGCCCGGCTGCGAGAACTGGACGATCGCGGCGTACGCGGCGTGCGGAAGTTTCGCTGGATTGCCGAAATTGCCCAGGGAGCCGGAGGCACCTACGTTTTTGATGTCGTCAGCGGACGCACCTGTCGCGACTACCGCGCCCAGATGCTGGGGCCACGGCTGCAACCCTGGACAGACCACTCCAGCGATGCCCTCTACACCGACCTCTGGCAAAGCTCTGACCTCACCAATTGGGTTGATCGCGCGCTGTGCATCGATTTGCTGACGCTGCTGCCCGACGACCTGTTGACTAAGGTGGATATCACCACTATGGCCCACGGGTTAGAGGCGCGATCGCCCTTCTTAGACCTGCGTTTGGTCGAACTCTCAGCCAAAATTCCGGCCCGGCTCAAGCTCAAGCGCTTGCAGACCAAACGCCTACTCAAACAGCTGGCGATCAAGTACCTGCCCAAAGAAGTCTTGTATCGCCCCAAGCAGGGCTTTTCGCCGCCCACCTCCCACTGGCTGCGCGACGACCTCGGCCCCGAAGTTAAGACAGTTCTGCTGTCTAAGGCGGCGCGACAACGGGGTTACATTGCCCCGGAAGTCACCACACTGCTATTGGACGAACACCAGCGCGGCAAGGCCGACCATGGGCAACGACTGTGGTCGCTGCTCATGTTGGAGCTGTGGTTTCAACGATTTGTGGATAAATCTCTGTCAGCCAGCGACGGGCTGGGAATGCCGCTCTCTGCCCCGGATCCTTTTGAAAAAGTACTGGTATAG
- a CDS encoding glycosyltransferase family 4 protein has protein sequence MQTFDSIAVGVPQPLASQASSLRVLYYIAYYQRMAGANRSLFELVTHLPPWVTPLVVLAGEGRAAQAYRDAGIEVEVLPPGKALNQFGKAMLSWSPWKRAQVAVTELLPYTLQCLALMRDWQPDLVHVNGGRGALMIGAAARLGGYPVVGHMRGQQPFSGIADTYFEWVTHRIVTVCDAIQTDLSPAARAKATTVYNGIRQVAATAPPSPWLKALKAEGKLIVGCFASVVPFKGHRHLLEAVAELNRRGWADQVVCVCVGDIEAEYQGHATWLMQRLQDLKIHNLTFTGWQSDPFPFYELADIEVLPSVSRETIDYGDRTITIEGNEGFPRTHLEAMYFGLPIVGTDIAGVREQVEHGVNGFVVPPGDPIALADALETLLKDKDLRSQLGQAGRDRVQRDFSTEAHVAAMVNLYQDLLPRR, from the coding sequence ATGCAAACGTTTGACTCCATCGCGGTGGGTGTGCCTCAGCCCCTAGCTTCGCAGGCTTCCTCCCTGCGAGTGCTCTACTACATTGCCTACTATCAGCGCATGGCTGGGGCCAACCGCAGCCTGTTTGAGCTGGTGACTCACCTGCCCCCCTGGGTGACGCCCCTGGTGGTGCTGGCTGGAGAAGGGCGGGCGGCCCAGGCCTACCGCGATGCGGGAATCGAGGTAGAAGTGCTGCCCCCCGGCAAGGCCCTCAACCAGTTTGGCAAAGCCATGCTGAGCTGGTCTCCCTGGAAACGTGCCCAGGTGGCGGTAACCGAACTGCTGCCCTACACCCTGCAATGCCTGGCCCTAATGCGGGACTGGCAGCCCGATCTGGTGCATGTCAACGGCGGCAGGGGGGCGTTGATGATTGGGGCCGCCGCTCGACTGGGGGGCTATCCGGTGGTGGGGCACATGCGCGGTCAGCAGCCCTTCAGCGGCATTGCCGACACCTATTTTGAATGGGTTACCCATCGCATTGTCACCGTCTGTGATGCCATTCAAACGGATCTCAGCCCCGCCGCCCGCGCCAAGGCCACCACCGTCTATAACGGCATTCGCCAAGTGGCCGCCACCGCCCCCCCTAGTCCCTGGCTCAAAGCCCTAAAGGCTGAGGGCAAGCTGATCGTCGGCTGCTTTGCCTCGGTGGTGCCGTTTAAGGGCCACCGCCATCTGCTGGAGGCCGTCGCCGAATTGAACCGTCGCGGCTGGGCCGACCAGGTCGTGTGTGTCTGCGTGGGCGATATTGAGGCCGAGTACCAGGGTCACGCCACCTGGCTAATGCAGCGCCTGCAAGATCTGAAAATCCACAACCTGACCTTTACCGGCTGGCAGTCCGACCCATTCCCGTTTTACGAACTGGCGGATATTGAAGTGCTGCCCTCGGTCAGCCGCGAAACCATCGACTACGGCGATCGCACCATCACCATCGAAGGCAACGAAGGCTTTCCCCGCACTCACCTGGAGGCGATGTACTTTGGGCTGCCCATTGTCGGCACCGACATCGCGGGGGTGCGGGAGCAAGTTGAACACGGGGTGAACGGGTTTGTGGTGCCCCCCGGCGACCCCATCGCCCTGGCCGACGCCCTCGAAACCCTGCTCAAGGATAAGGATTTGCGATCGCAGCTAGGCCAAGCCGGGCGCGATCGCGTCCAGCGCGACTTTTCTACTGAGGCCCACGTCGCCGCCATGGTCAACCTCTACCAAGACCTCCTGCCCCGCAGATAA